A window of Castanea sativa cultivar Marrone di Chiusa Pesio chromosome 1, ASM4071231v1 contains these coding sequences:
- the LOC142622098 gene encoding transcription factor DICHOTOMA, with the protein MFSSTNSLNFSPHFPPSSYQPFPLPFSNHHLQLSDEIFLHQQYQNDPLALTGPVLPIPETVINFSVSNNPIMTRPSNNINIGNPFGVSNFLAKKPVKKDRHSKIYTSQGLRDRRVRLSIEIARKFFDLQDMLGFDKASKTLDWLLTKSRKAIKEVAKMKQNCNGCAKTSLSSTNFDCEVVSRINQITDNGGNLEGLVLSKNNSSALLSTISNKKMRKLNKDEIHLLAKESRAKARERARERTREKLCTRKCPAPGCSQILQQLKPPTQLEACERSSKVVVGEIQQQPSSHMFEESIMIRRKLKPSGRLGYQPNLSSSNNESSNYFPNSPLNWDINSTIARSSFYAITNTNLSTELQICGKSLEGSTNQLLH; encoded by the exons ATGTTCTCTTCTACCAACAGTCTCAATTTTTCCCCACACTTTCCCCCATCCTCTTACCAACCTTTTCCTCTCCCTTTTTCTAATCACCACCTCCAACTATCTGACGAGATTTTCCTTCACCAACAATACCAAAACGATCCGCTAGCTCTAACGGGTCCAGTTTTACCGATTCCTGAAACTGTGATCAATTTCTCAGTTTCGAACAACCCCATAATGACAAGGCCTTCAAACAACATTAATATCGGAAACCCATTTGGTGTTTCCAATTTTCTTGCTAAGAAACCTGTGAAGAAAGATCGACACAGCAAGATTTACACGTCTCAAGGATTGAGGGACCGAAGGGTGAGGCTGTCCATTGAGATAGCTCGCAAGTTCTTTGATCTCCAAGACATGCTAGGGTTTGACAAAGCTAGCAAAACACTTGACTGGTTGCTGACAAAGTCGAGGAAAGCGATCAAAGAAGTGGCTAAAATGAAGCAGAACTGTAATGGGTGTGCTAAAACTAGTTTGTCATCCACTAATTTCGACTGTGAAGTGGTTTCAAGAATCAACCAAATCACTGATAATGGTGGAAACCTAGAAGGGTTAGTACTTTCAAAGAACAACTCGTCGGCATTGCTAAGTACTATTTCTAATAAGAAGATGAGGAAGCTGAACAAAGATGAGATTCACTTGCTTGCCAAAGAGTCAAGGGCTAAAGCAAGAGAAAGAGCAAGAGAAAGGACAAGAGAAAAACTGTGCACTAGAAAATGTCCTGCACCTGGATGCTCTCAAATCTTGCAGCAATTGAAGCCACCGACTCAGCTTGAAGCTTGTGAAAGGTCCTCTAAGGTCGTTGTGGGAGAAATTCAACAACAGCCTAGCTCTCACATGTTTGAGGAATCTATTATGATCAGAAGGAAGTTGAAGCCATCTGGGAGATTGGGCTATCAGCCAAACCTGTCAAGCTCCAACAACGAGAGCAGCAACTACTTTCCCAATTCACCTCTAAATTGGGACATCAATAGCACCATTGCACGCTCTAGCTTTTATGCCATTACCAACACCAATCTTTCTACAG AACTTCAAATCTGTGGGAAATCTTTAGAGGGCAGCACCAATCAACTATTGCACTAA